The genomic interval CTCGAGGCCGCCCCCGCCAAGATCCGTCAGGTCGTCGAGACCGCGTCGCCGCGTATCGCGGAGCTCGCCCACTGGATGAGCGACACCCAGTCGGTGCTGTTCCTCGGTCGCCACGTGGGCTACCCGGTGGCGCTCGAGGGCGCCCTCAAGCTCAAGGAGCTCGCGTACATCCACGCGGAGGGCTTCGCGGCGGGCGAGCTCAAGCACGGTCCGATCGCGCTCATCGAGCCCGGCCAGATCGTCTTCGTGGTGGTGCCGAGCCCACGCGATCCGCTGTCGCTGCACAAGAAGGTCGTCTCCAACATCCAGGAGATCCGCGCCCGCGGCGCGCGCGTCATCGCGATCGCCGAGCTCGGGGACGTCGCGGTCGTGCCGTTCGCCGACGAGGTGGTGCGCATCCCGCTCGCGTCGCGCTTCGTGGAGCCGCTGCTCGCGGTCGTCCCGCTGCACATCTTCGGCATGGAGCTCGCTCTGGCGAAGGGCCTCGACGTGGATCAGCCGCGCAACCTCGCCAAGTCGGTGACGGTCGAGTAAGCCGTGATCGTCGGGCTCGGTGTCGACGTGGTCGAACTAGCCCGGTTCGAGCGCGCCGTGGCGCGGACCCCGCGACTCAAGGAGCGCTTGTTCGCTGAGAGCGAACGCGGCCTTCCGCTGCGGTCCCTCGCCGGCCGTTTCGCCGCCAAAGAGGCGCTCATCAAAGCCCTCGGAGGCGATGAAGGCCTGCGCTGGCTCGACATCGTCATCCGGCCCGCCGCGTCCGGCAACCCGGGGTTCGTCATCGACGGGCGCCTCGCGGAGGTGCTCGCGACGCGCGAGATCGATGCGCTCCACGTCTCCATGAGCCACGATGGGGGCGTCGCAGTCGCGACGGTCATCGCCGAGAGGAACGGATGAACGCACCCCTGCGCGAGGCGCGCATCGACCTCGACGCGCTTGCGGCGAACCTCGCCGTCGTGCGGCGGGAGGTCGCGCCCGCCGGTGTCATGGCGGTCGTGAAAGCCGACGCGTACGGGCACGGGATGCTTCTCTCTGCGCAGGCCCTCGCGGAAGCAGGTGCTGATTGGCTCGGCGTCGCCGACGTCGCGGAGGCGCTCGCCCTGCGAGAGGCAGGGCACACCCTGCCGGTGCTCGCCTGGCTGCATGATGCGCCCGCGGATTACCGCGCGGCCATCGAGCAGGACGTCGACGTCGCCGTCAGCTCCGTGGCGCAGCTCGACCAGGCAGTCGATGCGCGCTCAGGCGGCCGCATCGCGCACGTGCACCTCAAGTTCGACACCGGGCTCAGCCGCAACGGCATCGCGCCGAGCGATGCGGAAGCCGCCATCGCGCACGCGGCGCGACTGGAGCGGGCCGGGTTCATCCGCGTCCGCGGGCTCATGAGCCACCTCTCCGGAACCTCGATCGCCGACGACGTCGCCCAGCGCGACGCCTTCGCCCAGCGCATCGCCCTCGCTGAGGATGCCGGGCTCACCCCCGAGGTCGCGCACCTGTCGTCGAGTCTCGGCGCGGTCACCATGCCCGATGCGCGCTTCTCCCTCGTGCGCGCCGGCATCGCGCTCTACGGCCTCTCGCCCGACCCGAGCGTCGACGCGGTCGCTCTCGGTCTGCGGCCCGTGATGGAGCTCACGACGCGCGTCGCCGCCGTGCGCCGCGTGCCGCAGGGTGCGGGCGTCTCCTATGGATACACCCACCGCACGGAGGCCGAGACGACCCTCGCGCTCGTGCCGCTCGGCTACGCCGACGGCGTGCCGCGCAGCGCATCCGGCCGCGCGAGCGTCGCGATCGGCGGCGTGCGCTACCCGCAGGTGGGACGCATCGCCATGGACCAGTTCCTGGTGGATGTGGGCGACGCCGAGGTGCGCCCGGGCGACGAGGTCGTGCTGTGGGGCGACCCCGCGACGGGTGCTCCGAGCGTCGACGACTGGGCGGACGCCGCGGGCACCATCGGCTACGAGATCGTGACACGCGTCGGACCGCGCGTGCAGCGGGTGGCACGATGACCGCTTCCGTGGACCTCGTCATCGAGGATGCGGAGGCGATGGAGGCGCTCGGCGCTCGTGTCGCATCCGTTGTCCGCCGTGGGGACGTCGTGATGCTCAACGGCGAGCTCGGAGCGGGCAAGACGACCTTCACGCGCGGTTTCGGCGCCGCGCTCGGTGCCCGCGGGGCCGTCACGAGTCCGACGTTCGTGCTCGCGCGCACGCACCCCACCGAGTTCGGTGTGCCGCTCGTGCACGTCGACGCCTACCGGCTGGGATCCGCGGCCGAGGTCGACGACCTCGATCTCGACTTCGACGGATCGATCACGGTCGTCGAGTGGGGCGCCGGCAAGCTCGACGGCGCGATCGACGCATGGATCGAGATCGACATCGTGCGCCCTATCGGCGGCGACCCCGAAGCGGACGACGCGCCGCGCCATGTGTGCATCACGGCGCACGGCGACCGCTGGCACGGCATCCCGCTCGGATGATCCGTTCGGCCGCGGCGACGTAGGCTGGTGCGGTGATTCTCGCGATCGACACCTCGACGGGGACGAGTGTCGCCATCGTCGACCGTGCGGGGTCCGGCGTCGTGCGCACGAGCTCCGACACCCGCGGTCATGCGGAGCGCATCGGCACGTTCATCGCGGAGGTGCTCGCGGAGTCGGGTGTGCGGCCGTCCGAGCTGGACGCTGTCGCCGTGGGTATGGGCCCCGGGCCCTTCACAGGTCTTCGCGTCGGCATCGCAGCGGCTCGCACGTTCGCTTTCGGTGCCGGCATCCCGCTTCTCACGGTCGTGTCGCACGATGCCGTCGCGTTCGGCGAGCAGGATCCGGTGCTCGTCGTCACGGATGCGCGTCGCCGCGAGCTCGCGTTCTCGACGTACGCGGCGCCCGGCTCCGACGGCCTCCCGAACCGCACCGCGGGCCCGGAGCTCTCGCCAGCAGCCGAGATCGAGAGCACCGTGACCGGCTACGCGGGTTACCGTCGCATCGACGCGACGACGATCGACCCGGCGTCTCTCGGGCGCCTCGCTCTCGCGCGACTCGATGCGGGAGCGCCCGACGGCCCGCACGAGCCGGTCTACCTGCGCGCCCCCGATGTGACCCTCTCCGCACCGAAGCGGGTGAGCCAGTGATGTCGGATTCGGTTTCCTGGCACCTGCGCGGGGCGACCATCGCCGACCTCGACGCGATCGACGCGATCGAGCGCGTGACCTTCCCGACGGACGCCTGGAGCCGTGAGGCGATCGCCTCCGAGCTCTCAGGCCCGCACGGTCACTATCTCGCCGCTGTCGACGACCACGGCGAGATCATCGGCTACGCCGGACTCCTCGCGCCGCGGGGAAGCGGCCAGGGCGACATCCAGACGATCGCCGTCGTCGAGGCGCACCGGCGCCGGGGGATCGGTGCCGCACTGCTCGATGCGCTGCTCGCCGAGGCCGAGGCGCGTGAGGCACACGAGCTCTTCCTCGAGGTGCGCGCAGACAACCCGAACGCCGAAGCGCTCTACGCGACGCGCGGATTCCAGCGCATCGCCATCCGCCCGAACTACTACCAGCCCGACGGCGTCGACGCCGTCATCATGAAGGCGGTGCGCGCATGAGCGGGGCCCTCGTGCTCGGGATCGAGACGAGCTGCGACGAGACCGGCATTGGCATCGTGCGCGGCACCGAGCTGCTCGCGAACGTCATCGCAAGCTCCATGGACGAGCACGCCCGCTACGGCGGTGTCGTGCCCGAGATCGCGGCGCGCGCGCACCTCGAGGCGATGACCCCCGCCATCCAGGAGGCGCTGCGCACCGCGGATGTCGAGCTCGCCGATCTCGACGCGATCGCCGTGACGAGCGGGCCGGGGCTCGCGGGTGCCCTCATGGTGGGAGTCGGGGCCGCGAAGGCGCTCGCGCTCGCTCTCGACAAGCCGCTCTACGCCGTCAACCATCTCGTCGGCCACGTGGGCGCGGATGTCCTCAATCACGAACCGCTCGTCGGCGACGGCGAGCTGGAGCTCCCGACGATCGCCCTGCTCGTCTCGGGCGGGCACACATCGCTCCTGCTCGTCCGCGATCTCGTCTCGGATGTCGAGCTGCTGGGCGAGACCATCGACGACGCCGCAGGCGAGGCGTTCGACAAGGTCGCCCGGCTGCTCGGCATGCCCTACCCCGGAGGCCCGCACATCGACCGCGCCGCCGACCAGGGCGACGACTCAGCGATCCGCTTCCCGCGCGGCCTCACCGCGCCCAAGGATCTCGAGCGGCACCGGTACGACTTCTCGTTCTCGGGCCTCAAGACCGCGGTCGCGCGCCACGTCGAGGCGGCACGTGAGGCGGGGGGCGAGCTGCCCGTGAACGACATCGCGGCGAGCTTCCGCGAGGCCGTCGTCGACGTGCTGCTCACGAAGGCGCTCGCCGCGTGCGCGGATCTCGGCGTGCCGCGACTGCTGCTCGGGGGCGGCGTCATCGCCAACCGGCGTCTGCGCGAAGCGGCGATCGAACGCTGTGCGGCCGCGGGTGTCGGCCTCCGCATCCCGCCGCTCAGCCTCTGCACCGACAACGGCGCCATGATCGCGGCGCTCGCCGCGCAGCTCATCGCGGCCGGGCGCGAGCCGTCGACACTCGACTTCGGGGCGGACTCCACCCTCCCGGTCACCCAGATCCAGGCCTGAGCAGTTGCCCCGCCCCTCCGCGGGCTGACACGATGACGGCACACCGAGCATGAACGGATCCCGTATGACCGACCCGACCTCCGGGCAGCCCGCCGCGTCCGCCCCGCAGTCGCCCCCGAACCCCTACCTCGTCGAGCGCGGGTGGGCGTCCGAGACAGCTGTCGCACCTGCGGCCCCGGTCGCGCCTCCCGCACCTGGCGCTGCTGCACCCGCCCCGCCGCACTACCAGCCGTACCCGACCGTCGCCCCCGCGGGAGCCGTGCCCTACACCGTCCAGGGGCAGGCCTACGCGTATGCGGCTCCGCGCACCAACACGCTCGCGCTCGTGTCGATGATCCTGTCGCTCGCCTCGATCGTGTTCCTGCTCCCCGCACTTGCGGGTGTCGTGTGCGGCCACATCGCGCTGTCGCAGATCAAGCGCACGGGCGAGGCCGGTCGCGGGATGGCGCTCACGGGCATCATCGTCGGGTACATCATCACGGGATTCGTGATCCTCATGATCGCGTTCCCCGTCCTGATGGCGCTCGCGTTCATGAGCGTCGGGGGATAACCCCCTGCGTCGAGGGGAGCTCTCTCCGTTGACACCCATCCGGCGCGCTGAAACCATTAGCGGGTACCCCACAACTCTTGAAGGAGTCCGGACATGACCGACCCCACGTCGCCCTCGAACCCCGAGGAGCAGGACGCCGTGCAGCCCGCGGCCGCGGCATCCGCACCTGAGGCTTCCGCCGCACCCGAGGCCGCGCCCGCGGCTCCTGCCGCCGACGCGCCTCCCGCCTACACGGCCCCCGCGGCTCCTGCCGCCGACGCGCCTCCCGCTTACACGGCCCCCGCGGCTCCTGCCGCCCCGGTTGCCAACCCGTATGCGGCACCTGCCGCTGGATACGCGCCCGCCGGTGCGCCGGTGAAGCAGACCCTGAGCCTGCTCTCGTTCATCTTCGGAATCGTGGGCGTGTTCCTCGGCTTCGTCGGCTGGGGACTCCTGTTCTCGATCGCCGCGGTGGTCCTCGGATTCATGGGCAAGAAGCGCGAGCCCGCAGCCCCCAAGTGGATGTGGCTCACGGGTCTCATCACCGGTTGGGTGGGCATCGCGCTCAACCTGATCATGTTCATCGTGCTGGTGATCCTGCCGCTGATCTTCCTGGTGAGCTTCGGATCGATGTACAACTACTGATCCCGTGCTGACGAAGGGGCGGAGCCGCAGGCTCCGCCCCTTCGTCATCCCCGGACGCCGCAGCGAGTCAGACGCGGTCGGCGAGGATCGCGAGCCGCCGCCCGCCGGCGCGGGTGAGGATGAGGGTCGCCTGTTCGGCGCCCTTGAGCGACAGGCGGGAGCGGAACGCCGCAGGGTCGATGTCGACGCCGCGCTTCTTGATCTCGAGCGTTCCGATTCCGCGCTCGCGCATCGCGGACTTGAGCTTGCGCTCGTCGAGCGGCAGCACCTCGCGCACGCGGAATGCCTGGCCGAATGGCGTCTCAGGGCGCACATCCGAGGTGATCCATGCGATCGACGCATCGATCATCCGCCCGTCGACGCGCCCGGCGAGCTCGCCGATGAGGCGCGCGCGGATGACGGAGCCGTCGGGTTCGAGCAGGTACTCGCCGAGCTCTCCCACGGTGGCGTCCTCGGAGGCCGTGGGGGCGGTGAGCTCGAAGGCGCCCTCCGTGCCGAGCACGAGCGCGGCACGCCCCACGCCCTCGCGCGCGAGCGCACCCGACCACACGACGAGCTCGACGACGTCGCGGCCCACCGTGATCCACTGGGCTTCCACACCCTCTGGGATGAGCGTGTGGTCGAGCGCGGGCCCGAGCTTGATGCCCGTGGGCTTCGCGGCAGCCCGTGCGAACACTGCGTCGAGCGGGGGCGACCAGTCGGCGGGATCCGCCTGCCGGCGCCCGCCTCCGCGGCGCGCAGGGTCGAACCACAGTGCGTCGACATCCGCGGGCTCGTCGGTCAGGGCGTCGCCGTGCACGACGCGCGCGTGGGGGAAGGGAGCCAGGTTGTAAGCGGCGATCGCGGCGGTGACCTCGTCGCGTTCGACCGCCACGACCCGCAGCCCGAGTCCGGCGAAGGCGAGCGAATCGGCGCCGATGCCGCATCCGAGGTCGGCCACCGAGGTGAGTCCGGCGCGGGCGAAGCGCCCTGCGTGGGTGGAGGCGACCTGCAGTCGCGTCGACTGCTCGAGTCCGTCCGGGGTGAAGAGCATCCGCGCGGCGAATTCGCCGAACTTGGCGCGGGCACGCGTGCGCAGCCGGGCCTGGGTGATGACCCCTGCGACGAGCGCGGGGGAGTGCCCGGCCTTGCGCAACCGTGACACGACGCGCACGACGTCGCTCTCTGCGGCGATATCGCCGACCTCGTCGAGGAGTCGCAGTCCTTCGGACGACAGCACGGTGCGCAGCTCGTCGGCATCCATCCGCCCACCGTAACCCCTGGTGCTCGTGAGCTCCGTTGGCAGTCGGATTGATTGAGTGCTAACACTCGCCCTATAGTTGTGTTGGCACTCTCGAATGGAGTGTGCCAAACCCTGAGTCTTCAGAAAGAGGTCACACGTGTCGGTCTCCATCAAGCCGCTCGAGGATCGCATCGTCATCAAGCAGGTCGACGCCGAGCAGGTCACCGCTTCGGGTCTGGTCATTCCGGACACCGCGAAGGAGAAGCCCCAGGAGGGCGAGGTCGTGGCTGTCGGCCCCGGTCGCATCGACGACAACGGCAACCGCGTTCCGCTCGACGTCGCAGTCGGCGACAAGGTCATCTACTCGAAGTACGGCGGCACCGAGGTCAAGTTCGGCGGGGAGGACTTCCTCGTCCTCTCGGCACGCGACGTGCTGGCGGTCGTCGTCCGCTGATGCATCTTCCCAGGATGTCTTCGTCGACATCCTGCCGAAAGGCCCCGTTGGTCCGCCAACGGGGCCTTTCGCGTCGGTGAGGAGTCATCCTGAGCGATACCCTCGCAGGGTGACTGCGCCCGACCCCGCACCCAGACGCCTCGGCGCATCCGGAGCCGGACTCCTTCAGGCGATCGGCGCATACGGCCTCTGGGGATTCCTGCCGCTCTTCTTCCTGGCGCTCGCGCCTGCGAGCTCGTGGGAGATCGTCGCCTTCCGCATCCTCATGTCGCTCGGATTCTGCGTGATCCTGCTCATGGTCACGCGCGGATGGGCTGCGTTCATCGCTCTCGCGCGGCAGCCGCGGGTGCTGCTCGCGATGGGCATCGCCGGGGTGCTCATCTACGTCAACTGGCAGATCTTCATCATCGCGACGCTCTCGGGGCATGTCGTCGAGAGCTCGCTCGGGTACTTCATCAACCCGCTCATCACGGTCGCTCTCGGGGTGATCCTGCTGCGCGAGCGTCTGCGGCCGCTGCAGTGGGTCGCGGTCGGCATCTCGCTCGTCGCGATCCTCGTGATCGCGATCGGCTACGGCGCATTCC from Salinibacterium sp. ZJ70 carries:
- the rarD gene encoding EamA family transporter RarD; amino-acid sequence: MTAPDPAPRRLGASGAGLLQAIGAYGLWGFLPLFFLALAPASSWEIVAFRILMSLGFCVILLMVTRGWAAFIALARQPRVLLAMGIAGVLIYVNWQIFIIATLSGHVVESSLGYFINPLITVALGVILLRERLRPLQWVAVGISLVAILVIAIGYGAFPWIALSLALTFGFYGYIKKRVGGQIDAVSGLTLETAWLTPVAIVQLVITGATVGLTVGNVSPLHTVLMITTGVATAVPLLLFASAARRLPLVALGLTQYLAPTLQFIVGVALLGEPMPLGRWIGFALVWVALVVLTVDMVRAARAGRRASVPVA
- the alr gene encoding alanine racemase, producing MNAPLREARIDLDALAANLAVVRREVAPAGVMAVVKADAYGHGMLLSAQALAEAGADWLGVADVAEALALREAGHTLPVLAWLHDAPADYRAAIEQDVDVAVSSVAQLDQAVDARSGGRIAHVHLKFDTGLSRNGIAPSDAEAAIAHAARLERAGFIRVRGLMSHLSGTSIADDVAQRDAFAQRIALAEDAGLTPEVAHLSSSLGAVTMPDARFSLVRAGIALYGLSPDPSVDAVALGLRPVMELTTRVAAVRRVPQGAGVSYGYTHRTEAETTLALVPLGYADGVPRSASGRASVAIGGVRYPQVGRIAMDQFLVDVGDAEVRPGDEVVLWGDPATGAPSVDDWADAAGTIGYEIVTRVGPRVQRVAR
- a CDS encoding class I SAM-dependent methyltransferase; the encoded protein is MDADELRTVLSSEGLRLLDEVGDIAAESDVVRVVSRLRKAGHSPALVAGVITQARLRTRARAKFGEFAARMLFTPDGLEQSTRLQVASTHAGRFARAGLTSVADLGCGIGADSLAFAGLGLRVVAVERDEVTAAIAAYNLAPFPHARVVHGDALTDEPADVDALWFDPARRGGGRRQADPADWSPPLDAVFARAAAKPTGIKLGPALDHTLIPEGVEAQWITVGRDVVELVVWSGALAREGVGRAALVLGTEGAFELTAPTASEDATVGELGEYLLEPDGSVIRARLIGELAGRVDGRMIDASIAWITSDVRPETPFGQAFRVREVLPLDERKLKSAMRERGIGTLEIKKRGVDIDPAAFRSRLSLKGAEQATLILTRAGGRRLAILADRV
- a CDS encoding DUF4190 domain-containing protein; the protein is MTDPTSGQPAASAPQSPPNPYLVERGWASETAVAPAAPVAPPAPGAAAPAPPHYQPYPTVAPAGAVPYTVQGQAYAYAAPRTNTLALVSMILSLASIVFLLPALAGVVCGHIALSQIKRTGEAGRGMALTGIIVGYIITGFVILMIAFPVLMALAFMSVGG
- the groES gene encoding co-chaperone GroES, which produces MSVSIKPLEDRIVIKQVDAEQVTASGLVIPDTAKEKPQEGEVVAVGPGRIDDNGNRVPLDVAVGDKVIYSKYGGTEVKFGGEDFLVLSARDVLAVVVR
- the tsaD gene encoding tRNA (adenosine(37)-N6)-threonylcarbamoyltransferase complex transferase subunit TsaD produces the protein MSGALVLGIETSCDETGIGIVRGTELLANVIASSMDEHARYGGVVPEIAARAHLEAMTPAIQEALRTADVELADLDAIAVTSGPGLAGALMVGVGAAKALALALDKPLYAVNHLVGHVGADVLNHEPLVGDGELELPTIALLVSGGHTSLLLVRDLVSDVELLGETIDDAAGEAFDKVARLLGMPYPGGPHIDRAADQGDDSAIRFPRGLTAPKDLERHRYDFSFSGLKTAVARHVEAAREAGGELPVNDIAASFREAVVDVLLTKALAACADLGVPRLLLGGGVIANRRLREAAIERCAAAGVGLRIPPLSLCTDNGAMIAALAAQLIAAGREPSTLDFGADSTLPVTQIQA
- a CDS encoding holo-ACP synthase translates to MIVGLGVDVVELARFERAVARTPRLKERLFAESERGLPLRSLAGRFAAKEALIKALGGDEGLRWLDIVIRPAASGNPGFVIDGRLAEVLATREIDALHVSMSHDGGVAVATVIAERNG
- the rimI gene encoding ribosomal protein S18-alanine N-acetyltransferase yields the protein MSDSVSWHLRGATIADLDAIDAIERVTFPTDAWSREAIASELSGPHGHYLAAVDDHGEIIGYAGLLAPRGSGQGDIQTIAVVEAHRRRGIGAALLDALLAEAEAREAHELFLEVRADNPNAEALYATRGFQRIAIRPNYYQPDGVDAVIMKAVRA
- a CDS encoding DUF4190 domain-containing protein, producing the protein MTDPTSPSNPEEQDAVQPAAAASAPEASAAPEAAPAAPAADAPPAYTAPAAPAADAPPAYTAPAAPAAPVANPYAAPAAGYAPAGAPVKQTLSLLSFIFGIVGVFLGFVGWGLLFSIAAVVLGFMGKKREPAAPKWMWLTGLITGWVGIALNLIMFIVLVILPLIFLVSFGSMYNY
- the tsaB gene encoding tRNA (adenosine(37)-N6)-threonylcarbamoyltransferase complex dimerization subunit type 1 TsaB; its protein translation is MILAIDTSTGTSVAIVDRAGSGVVRTSSDTRGHAERIGTFIAEVLAESGVRPSELDAVAVGMGPGPFTGLRVGIAAARTFAFGAGIPLLTVVSHDAVAFGEQDPVLVVTDARRRELAFSTYAAPGSDGLPNRTAGPELSPAAEIESTVTGYAGYRRIDATTIDPASLGRLALARLDAGAPDGPHEPVYLRAPDVTLSAPKRVSQ
- the tsaE gene encoding tRNA (adenosine(37)-N6)-threonylcarbamoyltransferase complex ATPase subunit type 1 TsaE, giving the protein MTASVDLVIEDAEAMEALGARVASVVRRGDVVMLNGELGAGKTTFTRGFGAALGARGAVTSPTFVLARTHPTEFGVPLVHVDAYRLGSAAEVDDLDLDFDGSITVVEWGAGKLDGAIDAWIEIDIVRPIGGDPEADDAPRHVCITAHGDRWHGIPLG